In the Nocardia asteroides genome, CGCCGCGCCTGTCGAGCAGGTTGCGATCGGCGGTGCTGCCGTCCCGGCGCGCCCTGCGGAAGACGAGCGGGCCGCGAAACCTGGTGGAGGGCCTGCGCTGACCGGCAGCTTCGGCGTCGGTGGACATGCGCCCCACGCTACCGGCCGCGACCTCGCCCGAGCGCGGGGACCGAGTTGTTCGCCCGGCTGTTGCCCCGGCGTCACGCGCCGTCGGTCAGGTACCCCCTGAGCACCTCGGTGACCTGGGTGATCTGCCGCACCGGCACCCGCTCGTCGCGCTTGTGCGCCAGGTTCGGATCGCCGGGCCCGAGGTTCACCGCCGGGATGCCGCGGGCCGCGAACCGGGCCACATCGGTCCAGCCGTACTTGGCCCGCACCCCGCCGCCGCCCTGCTTGCGCACCGCCGCGATCAGGTCGGCCGCCGCCGGCGCTCGCAACCCCGGCAGCGCGCCCGCCGCCGAGTCGGTGACCTCCAGCTCCAGCTCCAGCCCGGAGAAGACCTCGGCGACGTGCTCGGCGGCCTGCTGCACCGAGCGGTCGGGGGCGAAGCGGAAGTTCACCTCGACCTCGGCGGCGTCCGGCACCACATTGCCGGCGACCCCGCCGCCGACCCGCACCGCGGAGAGCCCCTCACGGTAGACGCAGCCGTCGATGTCGACCTCGCGGCCGCGGTAGCTCGACAGCCGCTCCAGCACCGGGGCGAGCCGGTGGATGGCATTGTCCCCCAGCCACGACCGGGCCGAGTGCGCGCGCACGCCCGCGGTGCTGAGCTTGGCCCGCAGCGTGCCCTGGCAGCCGGCCTCGACCCAGCCCGCCGACGGCTCGCCGAGGATCGCGAGGTCGGCCTCCAGCCACTCGGGGAGGTCACGCTCGATGCTGTTGAGGCCGTTGTAGCGGGCCGCGATCTCCTCGCAGTCGTAGAAGATCAGGGTGAGATCACAGACCGGATCGGCCACGGTGGC is a window encoding:
- the dapE gene encoding succinyl-diaminopimelate desuccinylase; this translates as MSIDLRADPIELTAALVDIPSVSRDEAAITDVVETALREQTSGFTVLRHGNVVLARTDRGRRDRVILAGHLDTVPIAENLPSHYVMEDGHRVLAGCGTVDMKSGDAVFLHLAATVADPVCDLTLIFYDCEEIAARYNGLNSIERDLPEWLEADLAILGEPSAGWVEAGCQGTLRAKLSTAGVRAHSARSWLGDNAIHRLAPVLERLSSYRGREVDIDGCVYREGLSAVRVGGGVAGNVVPDAAEVEVNFRFAPDRSVQQAAEHVAEVFSGLELELEVTDSAAGALPGLRAPAAADLIAAVRKQGGGGVRAKYGWTDVARFAARGIPAVNLGPGDPNLAHKRDERVPVRQITQVTEVLRGYLTDGA